The Caloenas nicobarica isolate bCalNic1 chromosome 15, bCalNic1.hap1, whole genome shotgun sequence genome includes a region encoding these proteins:
- the LOC135994949 gene encoding immunoglobulin superfamily member 1-like, producing the protein MEGAKRGMMLPMTRVLVFGAWLVAQSEAIPSSPTISIFLKPPGVIPPGGSATICCSCQCDNRNFVMYKNGHRLPNLKLHGSRAEFSISNATQEDAGPYTCHYLNGQTVLSHSETLDVLVQEFHLPKPVLSVLPGQEVAAGAHVVFHCTIAHSSVSCFLYLEGQNKAELFSKEQGDFNLSHAHKGHGGRYSCQCYTKGASFKWSAVSKTLDLVVKDYTWNNAVRLALGVGVLVLLGMMVAEAAHRPGPR; encoded by the exons ATGGAGGGAGCCAAGAGGGGCATGATGCTGCCCATGACCCGTGTGCTAGTGTTCG GTGCTTGGCTGGTAGCACAGAGCGAGGCTATACCAA GCAGCCCCACAATCTCCATCTTCCTGAAGCCACCTGGGGTGATCCCACCAGGAGGCTCCGCCACCATCTGCTGCAGTTGCCAGTGTGACAACAGGAACTTCGTGATGTATAAGAATGGTCACCGGCTCCCTAACCTGAAGCTGCACGGCAGCAGGGCCGAGTTCTCCATCTCTAATGCCACCCAAGAGGATGCAGGTCCCTACACATGCCATTACCTGAATGGTCAGACTGTGCTGTCTCACAGTGAAACCCTGGATGTCCTGGTGCAAG AGTTCCATCTGCCCAAACCTGTCCTCTCTGTTCTGCCTGGGCAAGAGGTGGCCGCAGGAGCTCACGTGGTTTTTCATTGCACCATTGCACACTCCAGTGTTAGCTGTTTCCTGTACCTGGAGGGCCAGAACAAAGCTGAATTATTCTCAAAGGAACAAGGCGATTTCAACCTCTCCCATGCACATAAAGGTCATGGTGGCCGCTACAGCTGCCAGTGTTACACCAAGGGTGCTTCTTTCAAATGGTCCGCTGTCAGCAAGACCCTGGATTTGGTGGTGAAAG ATTACACCTGGAACAACGCGGTGCGCCTGGCGCTGGGGGTCGGGGTCCTGGTCCTGCTGGGGATGATGGTGGCTGAGGCCGCGCACCGGCCAGGGCCCCGCTAG